ACGATATCTCCCGGTACCGTGTCCGAGCGGCCGAAGGTGCAACTCTCGAAAAGTTGTGTGGGTGAGAGCCCACCGTGGGTTCAAATCCCACCGGTACCGCCACGTGAACGCCCCGCGATCCCTGCAAAACAAAGGGAATCCGGGGCATTTTTCATGTCGGCGCTGAGCCGTCTGACTACATTGTGACTACATCTGATTCGGAGCCGGCCGGGTGGCCAGCTCTGAATCCGCCAAACTGTTGCGAGCCTGACTCAGGAATGGACGCAGATAGACTCGGTCGTGTTGGGCTAGACGGGCAGGGTCTTGTTCGACTTGGACCGATTGCATCGCCAGCAGAGCGTCTGCAGGTTCTCCTCGGTTGTCATCCCGCCCTTTGAAACGGGGACGACGTGGTCCACCTCCAGAAGGAGGTGTGGCTCGGCCGCAAGCGAGACCGAACAGAACCGACAGGTGTGATGATCGCGAGTCTTGATGAAGGTGCGGAGCTTGGCGGTCATGAGCGCACGCTGGCCTGCAGCTGACTTGTTGAAGCGGATCTTCTGGGACATCGTACCGACGAGGATGTCGATCGTTTCGGTGTTCAGGGTGACGGTCGTCCGCTGTGAGCTATTGCCGCCTGCGCTCACGTATTCGAAGGCGTAGACAGGGTACGGAACCTTGATGGGCGAGAGCTCGACTCCGACTTGTCCCATAAACTCGTCCGAGTAATGCTTCAGGATGAACGCAGGCGGCTCGATTGATGCGGTGATTCCGGATTCGCGCTGGTGAAGGTTGTCGACGGCGTCTTCAAGTCGAGCGATGGCATCACCGAGGTTTTCGACGTCGGCGAGGTTGGCCTCGTCCGCTTTGATCTCAAAGTACTTCATCAGGTATTTGATGGGGTCGGCGCTTGCGTTCCGAACGACCTGCAGTGAACAGTTGTGGACGTTCGGAGCCTGGTAGCTCGCCACGTTGCGATCGCGGCGGTACTTGTGCACGCTTGTGTTCTCGAATGAGGCGAGTTGCGAGTTCGTTCCGGTTGAGGAGATCCCGAGCTGAAACTTCGCTCCTTCGCGAATCTCGGATGTGTACGCGGCAACCTCATTGTGTTCGGCGACGACCGAGGCGATCTCGGCCTTCTTCGCGAGGAACTCTTCGCTCGCGAAGTAGCGGTTCTTTCGGATGGTTCGGATGAGCCGAGGCAGCACGAACGCCAACACGACGATCAAAGCAATCGGCACAGCGATGTACCAGAACGTGATCAGGAGGGCGATCACGACTATCACGGCCCCGATTGCCAAGAGGTATTGCACAGTGTTTCCCCATTTCAAAAGTCATCGAATGAGGAGCAGCAATTGTCCGTTTCATCGCTGCGGCGATGTTCGACTAGATCCGCCTACTCGGACCTGTCTCACTTTCGCGACTGCTTGGACCTCGACGCCGACGGCTGTTCACCGGGCTGAGGCTGCTCTCACATCTACTCTGGCCGGAGTGTGGCTTGATCTTGTAGCCCTCAATCGGGTGAGGCAGCTAGCCTGCGACATCTCTGGCTGCCCTCGTCCGAGCCGCATCAAGAGCAACAGCAACGGCATCCAAGTCGTCATCGAAGAGGTCGGCATAGGTATCGAGGGGACTTTACAACCGGCCGCGTCAGACCGTCCCGGTGCCGAATGCACGTGGTCGGTAGGCTGGGCCCAATTGACGGGCGACACGCCTCGTACAGAGGATCACTAGGGGGGGGGTTGTGGCAGAGAAGTCCGGGCAGCCAGCGGAAGTCTTGGGAGCAAGCCCGTACGCTACGGGTGGCGGCGGAGTTTCATTCGCCCACCGCGTGGCAACGGTGTACTTGGCGAACCTTTTGACCAATGGGCGCCGCCCCGAAGTCTCGGATCTGCCAGTCACTCGAGTTTCGTTTCAGACTGGCCCAAGCCATCCCGTGGATGACCTGTTGATCGACAGCTCGGCTGCCGAGACCGCCGTTTCTGTTGCTATCGCTTGCAGGGCTACGCCCAACTTCGTCCCCAGCCATGAAGCGTCGGTCAAGTTGGTTAGGTCACTTCTCGACGAGATTGCAAGGTTCGACAGTGACACTCAACATGTAGCAGTCGCAACTGCCGGCTGGCAAAGCCAATGGGAAGAACTCGCCACCGTGTGCTTGGTGGCTCAGAGTCATGCCGACCCGACATCATTCCGCATGGCAATAGACGTGAAGGGCCGCTGGTCACGTCAGGTTCGCAACAGGCTGAAGCAGTTTCTAAAGATGGTCGAGAAGGCCGAGGTCGCCGAGTTGTCGGAGGACGAAGTTCTGGCACTTGGTTGGAAGTTGCTTTCGAGGTTGCACGTAATCGGATTTGCTGTCCAAGGACCAAACGCGACCGACCGAACAAACGTTGCGCTAGTGCTCGATTCGATTGCTGCAGACGGCGTCGACGGGATTACGATACGGGATCGAATCGAGGTTGAGGCCACGCGTTATGACGCGACAGGAGCGATCGTGGACCAAAACCTGCTGCGTCGAGATTTGCACGGATTGCTGCCGACCAACCTCGGACGAAATGCGCGGGCCTGGGAAGTCCTTGCTGATCATCGGAGAGCAGCGATCTCAGCGGTTCGCACGACGATGGGCGAGTCCACCAGTGTGCTCGAGATCCCCTTCCAAGACCGGCATTCAGAACTTGGCGAACGTATTCGCGCGGTAGGCCTGGAAGGGTCTGCCCTGGTGGTGGCAGGCGAATCTGGAACGGGGAAAAGCGCTCTCGTGCTGTCCACCATTGCTGAGCTCGAATCGAAGAACCCTGGAGACTTCGAGGCACTGGTCTTAAACTTCCGAGCGTTGCCGCGTACGAGCCTCGAATTGCGGTCGGCGGTCGGTTTTTCGATTGATGACGCGCTTGAAGAGATGGCGGCGCCGATTCGAATGCTGGTCATTGACGCCGCCGACGCTGCCCTCGAGCGATCAGAGGGTTTGCTCGTTGACCTTGGCCGGTCGGCCGCCAGCACAGGTACAGGTCTCGTAGTAGTCACGTCGGATGTCGCCGAGGAGTTCGTTCGCGATCAGGTTGCTAGAAGTACCGATACTCGGCCGTCAACCTTCACCGTACAAACCTTAGATGACGACGACATATCGAAAGTGGCGACGAAGTTTCCAAGTCTCCGCAACGTTTTGCGAGACCTCCCCACGGACTCACTGTTTCGACGACTTGTTGTGCTTGACCTGCTAGCGCGCACTGGGCTCGAACTCAGACAGTCGATGAGCGAGTGGGAGTGTCTCGAGACAATCTGGCGGCACGTGGCCCGTGGCGAAGGGCGACCAGAAGCCGGGTCGGCGGAAGGTCGGGAGCGTGCGCTCCTCGCTGTAGCAGCCATGAATCTAGGCAGTGCGCGAGCCAGTGGCGCCCACATAAGCTTCGAGGCAGTCTCGATTGACGCTCTTCGACGCGATCATTTGCTCGCGCCAGCTAACCCCTTCGTCGGCGAACCTCAGTTCGCACACGACGAAGTGCGTCGCTACGCGACCGCGATCTTATTGGTCCGCTCCCCGGACGTTGCGGCCGAGTTGGAATCAGCTCACGCTCCTCGATGGGCTATGTCTGCGGCAGTGCTAGCGTGCCGTGGGGCGCTGGACCGTTCGCCGCGAGAAATAGCGCCGATCGAGTTTGTCACCGCGCTCACCCGATTCAGGGACCTTGGCGCTAAGCACGGCGCACGTTGGGCCGATGTCCCAATTGAAGCCGTGCTTGGATCCACATCGACCTATGAATGTTTGAACACTGCCGTGAGAGGTACAGACCCAGTTCTTGCCATGAGCGACCTGGTGCGAGTGGTTCAACAACGGCACACCATTGGCGGCCTGGTTAATCAGGTCGTCGCTGCGCCCGTAGTTGAGTTGCTTCTGCAGGCGGATGAACCCTGGGCAGGACCGAAAGACTCTTTTGAATTGCTCACTAGTTGGCTGCGAGCCTTGGTTATGACGGGCGCACCGTCCGGCAATCGGCTGCGGATCATGCTCAGGGATCGATTGCTCCGTTTCTGGGACTCGTTCCCCGCCGATGTTGACGACACGTCCGGCGCCCCGGCCCAGCGGCCACAGCAGCATCGCCGACTCGACTACCACGTCACACGAGAGGAGTTCGTGGAGACGCTAGCGTTGCTCGGGCCGGACATCGATGCCGCCGTCGAGAACGCACTAAGGCTCATTTGCGAGCGCGCTCCGGCGTTTCTGGCACCCGCAGCCGATTCACCGTTCAGCGCGCGGGCACTCATATTGCGCGACCCCGAGTTGCTAGCGGACATGATTGAGGCGTATTACATCGACACCGATGCCGACAGGTGGGGCCCAGATGACGGAGTGCGTAGTCACCAGGGACGCTGGACTTTTATCGGCCCGCCATTTTCCGCGTTCTGGTTCGGTGGATTCTGGCCACTTTTCCAGAACGCGCCGTACAAGACGTCCGTTCGAGTGCTGAACAACATCCTGAATCACGGCGCAAAGTTTCGAGTCGAGACATTGAGCAAACTTCGTCGCCCAAGCGCGTTCGCGGCACCAATTGAGCCGGCCGATTTCAAACCCGAGCCCGATGGGCTTCTGCTTGATCTGGACGGCACCCCGAGGCTTTACACGGGAGATAGCCACGTCTGGAGTTGGTACAGGGGCACGTCCGTCGGGCCAGAGGCAGCTACTTCCGCCCTCTTGGCGATGCAGCGCACTGTGGACCGCTGGCTTGACCAGGGGGTTCTTCCTTCGACAGTTATGGATGCACTGCTCGAGGGTTGCTCAAACTTGGCCGTTCCCGGGTTGTTGTACGGGACCTTCGTCCGCCATCTGGAACGGCTCAACGGTGAATTGGACCGGTACTTAGCGGAGCCGTCTGTCTGGGAGTTGGAGTTCGGGCGAGTCATAAGCGAAAGCTTCGCTTTTCGAGCACCAAGCGATGACGTAGTGAATGCCGAGCGCTGGCGTTGGACCCCACCCGAGGTCGCCATGTGGCTGGTTACAGTGGGAGGAGATGACCGGCGTGAGGAGCTATCTAAGGTGGCAGCGGCGCTGGTCGCGAACGGGCACCGCATAGGGCTCGAGGCCGAGGTGAGTAGAAACTGGGCAGCGGCCTTGGATGCGTCGAATTTCGAACTGACTCAGCAAGGTGATCAAGTACTGATCCAGGTTGTCCCGTCCCCCGAAGTTCAACTCGCTCAGGCGCGGCACCAGGCAAGTCGACAACTAAGCAACACAGCACTACGGCTGCAAAACCGATATTGGAGCTCGAGAAAGCACGACCTCGACTATGTTCCCCCGACTGCCGCCGAAGTCGCCAGGGATCTGAGAGACGCTCGGGAGCTCATCCAAGCTGACGACGAACAACTTCCGACACGTTCGCTGGATATTCTCGCCCACGTTGCGCGCGCCGCGATCGAGCTCGCGGCCGATGGGCAATGTGATGAGCTCGGCGATCAGGGCAACTTTGCTGTGCGGTTTGTCCTAGACACTGCGTCCGACTTTCTCGACGTAAGCACCGCTCCGTACGATGAGCAGTTCTTCGACCTTGGTGCGGACCGCGCCGTTGCCCTTGCCCTTCCGGCCCTACTTACGACGTCGCCAGCTTCGCTCCTGGCGTCAACCGGAGCCTCACCAGAAGACGTCGCGAAGGCCGGACTAGGGATGGCGCGCCATGCGGCCTTGGAAACGCGACTCTACCTTGCGCGTGGCTGCGATCGGGTCTGGCCAGCAGCATGCCACGGAGACGTTTGTATTCATTCAACAGCGATCGACTGGCTGATCGAAACTGCGCGGAATGCCGAGATTGGCGATTGGGACCCGGACAATCAGCGAAGGTCGAGGTGCTACATCGAGGGCGACGTTCCCGAGCGCCTTGCTCGAATCGCCGGCGATTCGATCGACATTCGCATGCTGGACGCCGTGATTCGAGGACTGGGAGCTGCGTCTGCAATAGATCACTGTCAGGTGAAGCGGGCTCAGTCGCTGTTGGCGCACTTCTTAGAGATACAGCGCCGCGCGATGGTTCACCACGCCAGGGAGGGATACTCGGTCGACGACAGGGGAACGCATAACTTGGTCGCCGCCAGGGCCCTGTTGAGCACCGTCAGCTCAGATGGTGAATTGAGCGCGATTCTCACGCATCTGGACGCTTTCCGCGGGGACGCGGGTCTTCTGATGCATTTCCTCCACGGGATCGCAGGTGCGGGCGCAGAACGCAAAACTCTTGCGGGGGCAGCACGTCAAGTCTGGCCAGCGCTCTTGAGACGCGCAATCACATATGCAAGCGAGGAACCAGACCCGTTCCGCGATGGCCAGTGGGGTGACTGGGCCGCGGCGGCGCTGCTTCCAACTCCTCTGTCCTGGGCGGCGGGGATGTACAGCGAGTTGGGAGGGCCACCAATTGACTGGGTACACGTTGAAGACCTCGTGGATTTGATCGGCGAATGGCTCCCGCTTGGAAGAAACAAACTGATGTGCGTGGACGCCCTCATCAGCGTCGTCGCACGTCTGCCGATTGACGACCAGGTATCACGTGGAATTTCCTGGTTGTCCGAGTTGTGCCTTCATGATGATCGTGCCCTCGCGAGTTGGACCTCCCTTCTCAACAAGTGGCTTACCGACGTGCGTAGAACAGCCGACTCACTCGACCGACTCGTCGACTGGCAAGTGCTAGTTGACGCTTTGGTGGTAGCGGGGGACGATGCCTTGGCCCCCTACAGCAAGTGAACGCCTCCAGCGAGCGATTAGATGTTTGCGCTGTGATTCAGTTGTGTCCGGTGGGGAATCATCGACTCGGGACTGCCTGTACATGTGCAGCCATAGGCGTGAGGCAGAACCGTACATTACATTTCACTACCAGCCACGTTTGACTACATTTTGACTACAACCGCACAAGTTCGCATGAGATCTATTGAGATCGCCAGGGCACTACTTCGTTGACATTCCGCGGAAGTTGGACTGGATGCCAAGGGCCCAAGCCCCCGAACTAGGGTTCAAATCCCACCGGTACCGCCACGTGCAAGCCCCCGCATCCCTGTAATTGCCAGGAGTGTGGGGGCTTTCGCATTGCCAGGAACAGCGATTTGCCCGCAATTTGCCATCCTTCACACGTGACGCTTCCTTATCCATCGGATGCTCACGCGCGCCGCACGCGGAAAGAACAGGCGAAACATACCCCCTGATTCGGGGGTGCGCGCGCTCTATGCGTGAGGCCTGCCCGGTCGTACTGTCTTGCCGTGAGTCCGATTGCGGAGTCCGCGCAGCCTCCTGTACCGCCAGTCGGTGCACGCTCCGCCAGTGCACCCGCTGCAGGTACACCGTCGGCCGACGCGTCGTCGTCGGCGGAAGGCCTTCGCGCGATCTTCGCCCAGCGACGACTGTCGATCGCCACGATGGATCGCCCGCTTCGGCTGGCCACCGCCGTCACCTTCGCCAGTCTGTTCGGCGCGGCCATCCTGGTGGCATTGCGTGATGTCAAAGCAGGAAACGTAATGCTCGGCGCGACCGGCGGCGTGCAGACGAGTCTGAGCATTCCGCTGTTTGTCGCAACCCTGGTGCTGTTGGCGCTCGGGCTCGGTTACCTCACCGCAGCGGCGATGTTCGCCGCACGCTGGATCGCAGTCGGCTCGACGTTGCTGATCACCGGTCTGATCGCGTGGACGACCGGGCTGTTGGGCGTCGCCGGCCTGCTCGCCGTGATGCCGGATTGGGCACGCGCCGTGTGCTGGGCGCTTCTCGCACTGATCTGGATGCTCATGCTGGCGGTGCTCACGCGACCTGCGGTCGTTGCGCGCAGCATCCGGATTCGGTTGATGGTGATCATAGCGTCGTGTGCGATCTTCGGTGCCTTCTTTGTCGTGCTGGCGTTCGCCTCTGTTTCGCTGAACGGTCTGTCGCTGTTTCCGCTGTCCGTGCACTCGTTGATGACGGATGTCGCGCTGCTGTCCATCCCGCTGCTGCGGATCGCGGCGGTCGACTTCGCCGAGTGGGGCCAGCTCTCCGGTGAGAGACTGGCGTTCACCACCAGTCATCATGTTGGCGATGACAGCAGCGCCGACGGTGGCGGTGTCGAGTTGCGTGCGGCATCCAAGGTGCCGGGGTGGTGGCGGATACGTGTGGTCCCGACTCTCGTTTGCCTGGCGTTGATCGTCATCGGCTGGTCAGCCCTGCCGGGAAGCGTGCTGGCACGCTTGATCGTGGTCGGCGAGGCCGTGCTGATTCTGCTTGTGCTGCTTGCCGTCTTCCTCGGGATCGGGCGCGCGGCGCGGGTGCCGAGCATCCGCTGGCCGCGATCGCTCGGGTTCGCCGTGCTCTTCTCAGTCTTGGCAGTTTCGACTTGGGCCGGCGGGGCGGTCACGGCATCACTGTCCGGCGCGTTCTCGACCCCGCAAGTGCCGACGGTTTCTGCGCACGGCGACTATACGGCGGCTGCGAATGTTCGCAGCTATTCGGGTGCCTCCGGGTTCACGGTGCTGCTTCAGGGTGGGTGGGCTGCCGAGACTAAGAGCTCCGTCGACGTGATCACAAGCTTCGTGCCAGCCGGAACGCGGACCGTATTGACCGCCGTCGAGATCCCAGGCAAGGTCACGGCGGTTGACTTCGCTACTCAGCTGAAGCTCACAACGCGCGGAACGCCGCAACATGACGGCGCCTGGTTGCGGCTTGAGATCGCCCCGACAGGTGGCGGAGACGGAGCGATCTGGACGCAACCTCTTTCTCAGGCCACGCAGCCTCAGGGCGCGCGGTCGTTCGTCTTCTACGGCCTGACGACTGGGGCAAACTACAGCGAACGGATGCGTGCGCTCGAGGCGATCGTGCGCTCGTTCCGGGCAGCGGATGCGACGCCGGCCAAGCTCAGCGATGTGGTCCCGGGCTACGCCACGGCCGCGCACTCCGGCTCTTCCGTCGCGACGACCGCGACCGCGGTGGCGCAGCGGCAAGACGACCTCGTGCAGACGATCGGCATCGGATTCGATCTGCTGGTGAGCATCCTGGCCATCGTGCTTCTGCTCGTCTTCGGCAGGCGCTGGCCGATCAGTGCACGCGTGGGGGTTCTGCTTTATGGAGTGGTGACGGCGTTCACGATCGTGTCGTTCGGTGGAGCTGCGCTGCGGCAACTGTTTGGAACGGTTGCCGTCTGGCCAGGCCTTGGCGAGGCACGCCTGCTGATCGGTGTTGGACTGTTCGGGCTCGTGGCACTCGTGGTCGGTGCACGACGCGGTGCACGACGTCGTGCACAGGGGAGTGCGCCAGCGAGCG
The Rathayibacter sp. SW19 DNA segment above includes these coding regions:
- a CDS encoding HNH endonuclease — encoded protein: MQYLLAIGAVIVVIALLITFWYIAVPIALIVVLAFVLPRLIRTIRKNRYFASEEFLAKKAEIASVVAEHNEVAAYTSEIREGAKFQLGISSTGTNSQLASFENTSVHKYRRDRNVASYQAPNVHNCSLQVVRNASADPIKYLMKYFEIKADEANLADVENLGDAIARLEDAVDNLHQRESGITASIEPPAFILKHYSDEFMGQVGVELSPIKVPYPVYAFEYVSAGGNSSQRTTVTLNTETIDILVGTMSQKIRFNKSAAGQRALMTAKLRTFIKTRDHHTCRFCSVSLAAEPHLLLEVDHVVPVSKGGMTTEENLQTLCWRCNRSKSNKTLPV